In Mycobacterium sp. ITM-2016-00317, the genomic window GAGATCAGGCCGGGAAGCACCAGCGGCAGCGTCACCGTGCGCAGCACCGTGGTCGGCCTGGCGCCCAGGGTGGCGGCCATGCGCTCGTAATCCGATCCGGCCGAGCGCAGCGCGCCTTCGAGGCTGACCACCAGGAACGGCAACGACACGAACGACTGCGCCAGCACCACCGCGGTGGTGGAGAACGCGATGCGGATGCCGAGCACGTCGAGGTGCTGCCCGAGCAGGCCCTGCCTGCCGAACGTGTACAGCAGCGCGATGCCGCCGACCACCGGAGGCAGCACCAGCGGCAGCAGTACCAGCGCCCGGCACACGGAGCGGCCGGGGAACTGTCCGCGGGCCAGCGCCAGCGCCATCGGAACGCCGACCAGCACACAGACCACGGTGCTGGCCGCCGCCGTCTTGAGGCTGAGAAGCAAAGCGGCACGGGAGGATTCGGAGGTTATCAGCGGCACGAAGTGCGGCCAGTCGATCCGCAGCAGGATCGCCAGCAGCGGGGTGAGCACGAACAGCGCCCCGGCCGCGGCGGGGAGGTAGATCCAGGCCGGCAGTCCCACCTGCGTCGGCGCGGCGACGGGTCGGCGGACGCTCACGGCGTGCCGAACCCCGCCGCGGACAACACCTCCCGCCCCTGCGGGCCGGTGACCAACTCGACGAACCTCTGCGCGGCGGGCGGATCGGCCGCCTCGGTCAGCGTGGCGATCGGGTAGGTGTTGACGGCCTCGGAGGATTCCGGGAACGGGATCGTGGTGACCCGGTCACCGGCGGCCGCGGCGTCGGTGACGTAGACCAGGCCTGCATCGGCCTGGCCGGAGGTGATCTTGCCGAGCACGTCGGTGACCGCGGACTCCTCGCTGACCGGGGTGAGGGTCACGCCCGCCGCGTTCTCCACCTTCTCGGTGGCTGTCCCGCACGGCACCTGCGGTGCGCACACCACGACCTGGATCGCGGGGTCGGTCAGATCTTCGAAAGAGGTGATCCCCGCGGGGTTTCCCGCCGGGGTGACGATGGTCAGCGTGTTGGTCGCGAAGTCCTGGGGCGCCCCGGCGACCAGTCCGTCGTCGAGGGCCCTGGTCATGGTGGTCGCGTCGGCCGAGGCGAACACGTCGGCGGGCGCGCCCTGGGCGAGCTGGGCCACCAGGTCCGACGAGCCCGCGAAGTTCAACGTGACTTCGGTTCCGGGATGATCGTTTTCGAATCGCGCGGCGAGTTCGGTGAACGTGGATTGCAGCGACGCGGCGGCGAAGACGGTGACGTCGCCGGTGGCCGCCTCCGAATCATCTGCTCTCGCAGAGCATCCCGTGGCCAGTGCGGCGATGGTCAACGCCGCGAGGACACCGACGGCCGGTGTCACGAAGTCCCTCCCGGGGTGTCGATGATGACGTTGGTCGCCTTGATCACGGCGACGGCCACGACTCCGGGTTCCAGGCCCAGTTGACGGGCCGACTCGGTGCTCATCAGTGACACCACCGTGAACGGTCCACACTGCATCTGCACCTCGCTCATCACCCGGTCGGCGGTGACCTTGGTGACCAGTCCGACGAACCGGTTGCGCGCCGAACTGCCCACT contains:
- a CDS encoding ABC transporter permease → MSVRRPVAAPTQVGLPAWIYLPAAAGALFVLTPLLAILLRIDWPHFVPLITSESSRAALLLSLKTAAASTVVCVLVGVPMALALARGQFPGRSVCRALVLLPLVLPPVVGGIALLYTFGRQGLLGQHLDVLGIRIAFSTTAVVLAQSFVSLPFLVVSLEGALRSAGSDYERMAATLGARPTTVLRTVTLPLVLPGLISGAVLAFARALGEFGATLTFAGSLQGVTRTLPLEIYLQRETDPDAAVALSLLLIVVAAAIVIATAGRRLAGPL
- the modA gene encoding molybdate ABC transporter substrate-binding protein — encoded protein: MTPAVGVLAALTIAALATGCSARADDSEAATGDVTVFAAASLQSTFTELAARFENDHPGTEVTLNFAGSSDLVAQLAQGAPADVFASADATTMTRALDDGLVAGAPQDFATNTLTIVTPAGNPAGITSFEDLTDPAIQVVVCAPQVPCGTATEKVENAAGVTLTPVSEESAVTDVLGKITSGQADAGLVYVTDAAAAGDRVTTIPFPESSEAVNTYPIATLTEAADPPAAQRFVELVTGPQGREVLSAAGFGTP
- a CDS encoding TOBE domain-containing protein, coding for MPDIRVRDAATLLGVSDDTVRRWIDSGNLPSAKDGTGRTVIDGKALAEFARDHASPPPDPSGVGSSARNRFVGLVTKVTADRVMSEVQMQCGPFTVVSLMSTESARQLGLEPGVVAVAVIKATNVIIDTPGGTS